The Brassica napus cultivar Da-Ae chromosome C7, Da-Ae, whole genome shotgun sequence genomic interval ATAAGGGATCATTGTTAGATGACGACACTCGTTTCTCGGTGACAGCGACGGCGTCAGattgagagagaagaagagtgtGTCGTCGTTGTTAGCTGGATTTTGTCTGTTATATAACTGGTCTGGCGAATATTTGGACTGATGACGTGGCGTGATCTTTTTAAGACCAAGTGTGATGTCACTTGACTTGTACTTGTGGAACCGGATCAAACTAAAATCCATTAATATAAGATATTTTCAGGTATTAATATAAACTTtagttttatcaaaaatatataactaattgtatctTACtgtttttagtaaaaaataaatttagtttatACTTGTGATGATAATTttggaaaggaaaaaaaaaaattcaatatgtaTGTTTTAGGATCATACATTTGGAGTATATGACAAAAGTTTGATAATTGATGTAACACAGTATATTTCTGtgtgtttcaaaaagaaaaaaagatacaGTATATTTCTCTGTAAAGTACATTGCATGAGTTCCAAATTCTAAACACTCTGGAAATCTCACCAAGTAATCTATCATGATATATGTTTATACAGCCACACATTTTCTTTTTCAGACTTTACCAGGTTCAAATCATTGATTTGAGTTTAGGATATCAATGGACATCAGTGTGAAAGAGATTGTCTACGGTTTATGTAAACAAGAACGTGTAGCTGGTCAAGTGACTGGGGAACAAGATTAAACTTCTACTGGTACATCCAAGAATGCaagaaaccaaataaaaaaaaagttgaaaaacaaaCCTAATTTAGTACACACCAACATAAAACCTAAACCTTGAAAGAGAGAAGTCTAAACCGAAATAAAGAGGATCCACCACTTCTTTTGAGGAAGAAATCAAGTTAAAGTGATGTTAATGTCATTAGAGGGTTTGTGTCTTGGATCAGAAGCTAAAGGCGGTGTCCATGTACCGATCTGGTGAGAAGACGACGTAGGACGGATGGTTCCATGATCAGCTGCATTCGAAGTGGTTGGCATTGGAGACGACATGAAGTTGTGGTTCTGCTTCCTCGGATTCTGATCTTGCTGATTCGTTCCAGCTAAGAAACTTCCAACAACCACTTGAATAGGAGTGGCTGCGACCAGCAAGCCAGCGACTCCACCGCCTACTACACGTCCATCAGGACTAGCTAACGACACGGTCATTCCACCGGTTCTGCTCCGTGTCCCGTCCGAGTCACTTGGCATGAATGATCCCGACAGTGATAATATCTCAAAGCGACCCTTTAGGAAAAACACACATAAACAACTGTAGGGATACGTAATCTGATTATCTTCAAGAAATCATTCGTACCTCGTATGTCAATGTACCACCAGATGAATCGGGCTGACGAAGAGTAACGCTTGAAACGACACCGTTTGCGCAGAGAACGCAAATAGCGAGAGACCCTTGTTGAGAAAACGATATTATCTTCTTCGTTACGTCCTATAACCACCACCAAATCATCAACTACCATTCCATTTTATATaatgaattaaatatattaatatataaattgtcCTGACCTCGCCTGCGTTCACCGTAATTATATGCGGCGTGAAATTAGCGCCGGCCGAGGAAGGAGCCCATTCGCCTTCAAAAAACCACAACAAAAATACATGTAAATATACTGTATATGTATACGTAGATGGCCATATACGTACGGACAAAACAAAAGTCGAGTTCTAAGTTAAAGAGGTCCCACTTGAAATAGTGgaccttttcttttcttttcttttctttgcatGTTTTAGCTCAAGACCCAGAAAGATCCGAAAAAAATCTATATCTAACTTTGAAGCCATGAGAACTCAGATTCAGTAACACGATCTAgacaaaagtatatttttaacCATAAAAATTATTACCTAAATTCTCGACTTGGTACTTTGTCCTGATGAAGGAGCTCGGAGTTGTTGCTGGTTTCACTTTGCCGCGTTTCTCAGATGCAGAGAAATCGATGACGTGAGAGGTCGTTGGTGCGGCTGAAGATATCGGATTCGGTGATAGCGCCACCGGTGCTCCGTCGTGTCCGTACTTCCTAGGACGTCCACGCTTCTTCTTCATGGGTCCGCTGGAGAAACCTTCAGTTGTTGGCGGCGGCGCAGTCGGAGCAAAGGAATTTTGAGGAGGAGCGACGGTGGTTGGAGGTGGATTTGAAGTTTCTGACCTCGGAGCCACGTGGAAGTCCGACGGCGCGTTGGATCTCACTACCATAACGCCACCGTCGCTCACGTCGGATGTCCTAACAACTTCTCCGGTAGACTCCATATCTAGAAGATTATtacttattttgacaaacttaATATAGATTTTGGGACAGAAGATTTAATTTTCCAAATCTAAAGCTTATAAAGCATTCAACAAACTAAAGAAGCAATACCAAAATACGAACAATaactttgtaaaaaaaaatcagattaaaAATCAAAGAGGAAGAAAATCATTCAGAAAtacatgagaaaaaaaaaaaatttcttctagGAAATATTGTTTCTAAGAATTTAAAGACTGGTAATTATTAGGATGAAATTAGGAAATGTTTGAGAGGAAAGTGAGGAAAATTAGGTTTATTTATGCTGTATGGTTTAGatggaaaaagaaaatgaatatattttgattttgaatatggAAATATCATGATTAAAAAAACGTTtgctttatattttaatatttcggtTCAGGCTTTCAGTTCATTTCCTTCCTAACTTTTTCCTTGTCTGTccgtttataatttaatattgaaTAAATTAAGTAATCTCGAAAAGAAAATGTATGTTTGGTAAAAGGAAATGTATTTAATGGAGCGTTATAAATTATACTACACCTcacaataaatttatattttaacttcggagaaaatgatattttttggcATATATAGAAATTCGTGTTTTTAGCTGGAATCCGATgggaaaaattaataaattaaaagagagaataaataataaatattaagtagAAAAAACTGAAAGTGGGTGATACTAATTTGAATTTCTCTtgttttgaattatatatatattataaaagacAGAGGTGGCCTGCAGATAAGAgttgtttatttcttttcttttctttttgtcatcaAGAGTTGTTTATTTCATTAgccgtattttattttatcactaTTGCTTGTAATGTCTAGATTTTAAATCTAGAAAAAAAACGTAAATAATGTAGGACACAAATTACATGAATACtgtcttttaatttttgaaGTCATTTTATGCTAAGTTCAAATTTAATTTCTTAGAACATCCTCATGCTAAAATTTCCAATTACACATGTACTTTGTTTTAGTAACCCTCAAAGACTAGCAAATTCTACATTAAATGTCGTTGTTCTTTTTAGATGATCCCAGTGTTTTGTCCTCAATCTTCTCAAAGTTTTCAGTGTCTATGGCCTATGAGGCTATGATTACATAATCTTGTATTGAGTTTGGCATATTCTCGAACAAAacttacaaaaaaatgaaaagaaaagaggtTTCACGCAATGCATGTTGTTTTTGGTAGAAGAAGTTCGTATCTTTTTGTAAGAAGAACTTCTTGGTTATTAGTTATAACTCTGTTCATTCAAGCTCATACTGTGATTTAGCTAATTTGAAGTTTAACATCATCTAAGAATAGTATAATATCGTTTTAGGTGTAAACATTGGAATTTGCACAAAAGAAATGCTGCCGTGCATCTCtctctttatatttttagttaaacTCTTTAACGGATATAGTATGGAAAAAAATTCACGGCAACTTATAGGATTAAGCGGCAATTAAATATATACtttgaaataagaaaataagtttatatgtataaaaaggTGATTAAACATGCTGGATATTTCCGATCACTGCACTGCGTTTACTTGTTATGCATATAAACCGACTAATCTCGGGTTCGAGtaaataattagttttgttACCGTTGTTCATATTGACCCGCGTGTAACGGCGTAGGACTGAAGTTTACGTATTTGTTAAAGATGTTGAGTACAATTCGTTTTGGGAACAATCGAACACTACATGGACCCCTTTGTATCTAGTCTCGGGCTTCTGCACGAGTTCCTTATCATGGCAGGTAGCGAAAGGACCTGCTCATCTCCAACGAGCTTGACCCGGACTACGGTGCTAATCAAAAACAAAGGCTTTGTTTGGGACCGCTAAAAATAGACCTGGGCATATTTCGCGGATCCGAAGATCCGAACCGGTAATTACCCAGAAAATCGggtttcggatcggattcggttattagaaaattttatatgttttcttatgCTTGTGTGCAATGGAGGGTTTTATTACATGtcccttttctttttaattgttttaaggTTTAGCTCAATTTGCTTCTACCAAACTAACTTATGTCACCTTGAGCActaattttatgataaaaattaaaagaggaGTATGTTTACTGTAACTGAATATAGATTTTTCTTTGTCAACAGTATTAGTTTACTTTATTTGTCTTTCGTTGTAATCTTTTCACATGTTTAGCTCACATTGATATCTACCAAACTAATTAATGATATCTTCAATTATAAGCAATTTGTTCTAATATATAGATATACAcacatattttatcattttctttgCCGACAATTATAGTTTGCCACTTCATGTGCTAATATAAACACACATTAGTATATGATAAAATATACAagggaaatatttttttccggTTTGGTCTActttattgtttaaataatttagaaaatggAAGTAATCATGAATCAtaagtatttataatttatattcaaaACCGAATATAATGTAAATCGGGACCACAAAAGCATTGACCCTTATAGCTATATTAACACATCTAATTTGTCAAAAGCAATAagataattaagaaaataaagattAGATAAGAACCACGTATTAgtagtattatttatttatttcttcctGTTggaatacatttattttttataaatattccgATGTGCCTTTTTCGGCAATTTTGTGTTTGTTCAGAAATCCACAGTCTtcctcttttga includes:
- the LOC125590074 gene encoding AT-hook motif nuclear-localized protein 2-like; amino-acid sequence: MESTGEVVRTSDVSDGGVMVVRSNAPSDFHVAPRSETSNPPPTTVAPPQNSFAPTAPPPTTEGFSSGPMKKKRGRPRKYGHDGAPVALSPNPISSAAPTTSHVIDFSASEKRGKVKPATTPSSFIRTKYQVENLGEWAPSSAGANFTPHIITVNAGEDVTKKIISFSQQGSLAICVLCANGVVSSVTLRQPDSSGGTLTYEGRFEILSLSGSFMPSDSDGTRSRTGGMTVSLASPDGRVVGGGVAGLLVAATPIQVVVGSFLAGTNQQDQNPRKQNHNFMSSPMPTTSNAADHGTIRPTSSSHQIGTWTPPLASDPRHKPSNDINITLT